The Perca fluviatilis chromosome 17, GENO_Pfluv_1.0, whole genome shotgun sequence region TCCCTGAGCAGCAGACTGCTGCACCCTCAGTGTAGGAAGGAGCGCTACCGCAGGTCCTTCAtcccagcagcagtcagactctttaatacaacatcataatgtagcactgctagctgtttctgctacatgagccatcactggacaatattctgcactatgcataatttatatatttattacttGGTTACCTtcaactgtgcaatatgtcatttctattcattcattattattattattattattattattataactaattctattttctatttcctatactttatgtatatgttttctcctgtgtctacttaatgtgcatttgtgttattctgatgtgtgtacatttttttctttgcgCTGCtctagcacaggaatttccccagtgtgggattaataaagtctatcttctCTTAAAGTATGTGTTGAATATCTTCTTGCTTGTTTCAGACACTCACCAAATTTTCCCTCGGGCATTCATTCTTCAAGGTTTTTTGTTTCCTTAAACTCTCACTCGTGGCTTGGTTGGCTCAGTTGGCAGAGCAGGCGCACACATATAGGAGGTtcactcctcgatgcagcagccgcgggttcaactccgaccatTTTATAACAGACTATTCTCGGCTAAATAAATACCATTTCAGGATTGGGAGACTTAACGTTCGGGGATGTCGATTAAaagtacaatgttttttttgttttgtttttttaaatgaataacgAGGAGATGCGTAGAAACGTGGAAAGTTGCAAAACAAGCACAGTATGTTCTCCAATATTTAGAGTTAGTACTATTTCTGGTCAgattttgtctctctctttgctaGTGTAAATAACATCATACACCCCATCTTGTTTGTATCTCTCTCTGGTCAGACAGGATGTTGAGGAGGAAGACAGCAGGGTCACAGTCTGATTCAGAAAGTATGATAAAGATCAACCATTTCCTTtgcatcatgtgtgtgtgtgtgtgtgtgtgtgtgtgtgtgtgtgtgtgtgtgtgtgtgtgtgtgtgtgtgtgtgtgtgtgtgtgtgtgtgtgtgtgcaagatatatcgactcaatatcgttatcgcagtATATCGAAAGTTtcgcaataagtatgcaatattttgtcgAGCGCTGCATCCCGtctgttggctgtgtggcttagttgtgtttgaaacgctataatgatcatgtttcattgaCCAGTTACTGTGCtacttgcacatgttagtgcacgtTAACGCACAGGTCCACTACATGACAAACCCTAAGGAGtgtaccacgtgtgtgcatatttcaacagagtgacagtgtaagtgaagaaattgatagagacaacaaaacggaacgaatcagagaagcgaaagaaaagttgtgtcctgttctctttgtttatatattttatactgtacaaccagtaaaacatgtcctgttctgtagacatggtccttatttatttatttattcatgttggaccagtccaatatgaccgtcagttgaaataaaccttgtgttgtaagaaaacttgtttaatttgttatgaatctattttgatgcgttttcccgtaacttttgtaattttacatacgtttaaaaatatcaatatcgcaatattcataatcgatatcgcaatatcacatccTGTCAATATCATGCAACCCtagtgcatgcgtgcgtgcatgctacgtgcatgtgtgtgtcctccTCTATCATAACCCAAATGTTTTTCTTGCAAAAGGCTTATTACTGATCTATAAAGCAGGAAGTGGTACTGTGTCTAAATGTGATGTAGGAAAGCCTTACAAAGTGTTACGAACTAGCACACTTTAATTTttactttaaacatttttctGACCAAGCCGATGAGTCGTAacatgtagggctgcaactaacgattatttccATTAgcaattaatctgctgattattttatAGATGAACTGATTATCACATCGCAAATTCACGAGACTCGGTTGTTTATGTCCAATTTACGAACCAGACCGCGGTGTGATCCACAtcatgtcctgcctcctgcacgCTCCACCCAGGTGGCACCCCTCGCCTAAACCAAATGGAGTATTTCCAGTAGGTGAGAACGTGTCTGACACAGACAGtctcctgttgtgtgctacatgtgAGAAAGGCAAACTCGGGACAATCGGGACCTGATTCTCCAGACATTGTCTAGAGTTCATTTGAGTAGAATCAATTCAACCACATGTGCACTTCAGGGGCAGTAAACACACTATACAAACAAGGACAAGCAGACAAAAGATTTTTGGAGGGAGGGTGAGAGGCCGGACACTAAGGGCCAGGTTTGGGTTAAAGGAGGGGGGGAGGTTTTAAGGCCCCAGCCAAAGTGTCTCCTGCAGGAGGTGGTGTGTCAGCATGGAGGGATTCCCGCTCCTCTGAAGTCTGGCAGTATCTGGTTACTCCTGTAGGTCTGCCATGATTACCCTCCACTCACATTCCACAGCACTCATTTACTCCAATCCACACAGGAATCTTACAAAGTCTGCACTACACAcagaacaaatacacacagacacacataaatacagggACCAACAAACAGATCCGTTAAACCAACTTTTAACTCAAAACATTCATCTCAAATTACCACATTTGTCGCCCCCACTTCTTCACATTTCCTCTTCCTTTTCTCCCTGTCACAAACTCTTTGTCAATCGAAAAATGCAACACAACTTGAAAGTGGGGTTGGACGATTAATCGAAAATTTATCGACATATAAATTCTGAAGCTGTTAGACATATTTTTCCCATGACGATAATTTCGATAAAactaaaatgtgacttttttcacaagacattttcatttcaacCAATGTGTgctttcatttcaattttacacattttcagtAAGTAGCCATAATAGTTCCCGCTTTGTGTGTTTccttcaattattttaaaataacaaaaataaatacttttgaaTTAGAAAAAAATATCTCCCCTTCAATATTTCAGCCTATTTACAGTACAAATCGTGCCAATAAACtatgatgacaaaaaaaaaaacgaatcaCAAAAAAATTGTCATTTATCTCTAtcgaggtaaaatgtgcaattgaTCGTGATTTAgattttaggtcatatcgtgcagccctacttgagAGTTAAAAGACGTGTTGTCGCTGTAGTGCTAACCTGGTTGTAAAATGCCAGAAATGCTGTAATCCACATGGAGGCGTTTGTCACCTCACACCAAACTGTGAGGGGAGCAGTGGTAATGTGGTGGTTTAGCCCTCGACCTCGTCTGTTACCCTCCGGCCGGAAGGAATGCTGTTACAGACGGCCGACTAGGCGCCCAATCAGCTGCTCATATGGCCCCATGTTGCAACTGCAACAGGGCGCTATGTATTTTCACAGAGAGCATCCAACTTATGCGTTTGTACACATATGTTTTCTCATGTATGTGAATAAAATCACAGTATCTCTGTTGCATCCCGCCTTGTGTCTTGTTGTCTCCACAAGCGGTTTCCTTCCTTTGAAAATGAATTTCCCAGTGCTTTATTTAAGTCGGCTCTCTGTCAGTGAGTCTGACATCAGCATCATTCCTCTGTGGGTTTTTTGGCCTCTGGGAATTCATAATCAAGAGGAAGGCAAGGAAATGGCTCTTCTTGTGTAACgtaattgaaaaagaaaagcgAAAGGATATTGTAGTCATCTTGAGCTTGTCTGATGCCGATATTGCACCTATCAATCATATTTCATAGGGTATGTTCTGTGTGTTCCCTGACATTTCTCTTGATTTATCATAGTAATAATACGCACATACAGTGTGTATAAatatacagagagagaaggggcAACGGAGAGGGAGCTGTTTGTGATGATTTAAagtgatgtgatgtgtgtggaGGGGTGTTGAGGGTAGAATATATAAAATAAGAGGGTCTATGGAAGAATATGGACATCCAAACATCATCTTTTTATCAAAATGCATCTAAAGACAAATCTGCTTGCCAGATTTGAACCCGTAAAACCTACAGAgggaaagtatttttttcttaatttggaTTATTGATTAACAAAATATTCAGCCTTATTGAAATAAAGATTCATTTTCTttcatccataaaaaaaaaagccagcttCTGATGAAATACATATGACTTTAGCAGCTCTACAGACTTCAAAGTCAATATTGTGAATGCTGCAGCTGCTTCAATTAACAATGAAAATTAGATATTGTATGAGGTCTCATCCTCGGGGTGATATATCTgataaacatttaacatttgatgaagacagaaagagaatctcttctttctttcagcAGAGACATATATAAGGCTTGTGGTGCCTAAATCTAAACAGGCATAGATTATCCACATTACAGTCTAGACTGAAACAACtacttttattaattaatttggcAATTCTGTCACATGTATGTCCGTTTTTGACTGACGTACATGCTGCATAATATATGCATGgaatcctttttcttttttttttaaagccactgAAAGACAAGAGATGAAACAATTAGTTGACTGATCGACAGAAAAAGAACAGGCAACttgggctgggcaatatggagaaaagcaaatatcacaatttttttttttatttttgcggTATTGTAgagttgactattggtgctttcacaaaatatttacacaatgagatttttgataaataatcatcagcaatgtggatataatgactaagtggaaaaagggaaataatagaacagctagaacagtctggtaagttcagaaaatgacataactttactgtaatgtaggctgtaaaaccaggaaaagacaccacttatgccatattacgatatctaaaatctaagacgatatctagtctcatatcacgatatcgatataatatcgatatattgcccagctctactggCAACTATTCGGATAATTGattgttttagtcatttttcaaCACTCTAGTACCAGCTTCTCAGTTTGGAGGATTTGCTGCTATCCTTTGTCTTTAGTGATAACAATTAAATATTTCTGGGGGTTGGactgttggacaaaacaagcagtttggccCGTCCATTGCCGGCAACTCTAACCTTGTTACCAGCTCAACAAAATTTAAGCTTGAAACTTTGAAGTTGCACGACATAAGAAACATGAAGCCTGCAGCGACCCGAAACAGTGAGCCCATCCCAACTTCTTTTCAGCAGTTAGATGAGGGTAATATTCAGATAAAATTTAGAATGAACTATTTTGTCTCAAGTCACTGTCAATCTTTACATCAATGCAAAACTAAGGtatgcaaattaagacaaatatTCATCAGCATGCAAGGTCATTGAATAACATCATGCTGTACCAAAAAAATGGTGTGACCAAATCATGTGCTGGTGCGACCAACTGAGGAAGTTGGTAGTGCCAGTGCTACCAAGGGAAAAGTTAGTCTGAAGCCCTGTAAATAAACTCTAATTACAACTGCAAAGAGTGCACAGACAGAGAAGCAGTACTGTGCGTGACTGTTCCAAGCCAAAGATCAATATTGGCTCAAAATTCattgaaacatttttttaatgacaatCAGCGAGCTGTGTTCTTGCCACTGTCAGCTAATTCTGATGACAGTGGATAATATAACAGTTTTAATTAACCACAATGTTTTCACTAACTACCTATAAACTTACCACTACTTCTACCTATAACTTTGAAATAAGAGGGCCTATTATTTGTAGCAGAGATCAAAGACCGTCTAACATACCTACTTTGTGTATGCACATACGTTTCAGCCACtgattatgtgtgtatattgtgtttgattttttttctgtgattcaTTGAGGTTAGGAAAAACAATGGCTGCAGGCCACGCTGGGGCTAAATAAGCATGAGAATGCCAGAAGTGACTGTCCCCTTCTCTAAACCCCCAACCGACACATCTAGCCAGTAAATAAATACGGCTAGACTGTCCCCACCCCACCACCTCCATAACCTCTCATCCTGGGCCCCGGCCCCCCTCCTGCTGGGAGCAGCCAGATAGACAGACTGTCTTATCTCTCCCCcagggaagaggaagagggggatggggggggcCTGGCTTTGTGTCTACCGGCACGGACAAGGACTTTGTGTTGCATCCCTACATGCATGCATGAAGGCACATGTGCAGTATACATGGACATATAcacatgagcacacacacaagcaagcaAATAATATATGGCACACAGCATGCAAATGCAAGGACAACGCATACAAAACCCTTTGATCTATATATACTGCATTTGGATGTCTCAAACAATAATGCAGTTTAAGATGACTAACATTCCAGACAAGTTTACATCACATTATTTAAACAATCAAAGGATGTTTACATCAGAGTCAATGTCAGATGACTGTCATTAGAAAAAAATTATTCCTGAAGTGAAAAGGTCAGGGCATATTCACACACAAAGAACAGGCCAAAGCAACCCCCCACTAACCCCACCTAAGCATGCTTGtaagtatatgtatatgtacattGTCTGTTTTAGATTAGATCAAGGCCTAAACTTTGGAAGATACCAAGTTGGTTTGTCTAACTCGACTACCAAAGCCTCATTTTAGCTATTTCTGAACTTTAAAAGGAAATGGAATTTTGTCCTTCTTCTCCTTAAATCTAGTCATGCCAGGAATGGATCATTTCACAGTCATAGACAGGCATAGGAGGTGTGatttagaggatggatacccgacccgagcctgacggaacccgacgggccgggccgggttcggacagatatttagaaatgatgttcaggttcgggtcgggctcggtcacatcagcgcaatAAGTcattgaacatttaaaatttaaaacctTAACCTTGCCCACGGCATTCTTGCCATTCCAGCCGCAGCAGTAGCAGTGAGCGCAATTTCCGCGCTGCTGGCAGGACCATCGAGCAGAGGAGGACAGCCTTAAAGCCATCCACCGTTGATGCAATCCTTTTTCTGCATAAAAACATGGATTAGCCTAAACTTTGATGGATGGATTATGTAAATAGATCCCATGTTGCAGTTTAGTAGCCTATACAGTTTGAGGAAAACGGTAAGAGtgattttcatttcaataaTCTGCTTTTGTGTTAAAGTTCATTTTACTTTGCTGTGGACACTCGTGTTGATTTGAATTAAGAGACCTAGGTCCACAGAACCTcttttttggggattttgttCTGTTAGCTTGGGCTATTTTTGGTAGGCCTatgttaatttaatttcaattGGCTATATGATTGGGCCTCttgtgcgcgcctgtgttaacacctgcttgttgccccgtgtgcgctgatgcactcatctgttgacatttccgaatgccttcctacagttgcttaataaaagcgggctttccgcacaaacgtacatgtgttattagtatgagaaaaaaaatttgattttaactgtgtcgggctcgggtcgggttcggttactgctctgtcggacgcgggccgggctcggacagaaaaatgcaccccgatccgcactctagtgTGATTACAGCATTAAATACGTCTTTCAGTGTACATATGGTCATGTGTAGTGCTGAAATCATTTATTTGTTCCACTTTAACTTAATCTGCAGCAATTTTAATAACCAAGTAATTTTTAAGCAAAATTTCAATGGACACTGCTTCTGAAATTAACATATTTgtcatgctctggtttattggcatttcttcaaaccaatcagaatcgtcttgGTCAGCGCCAAGCGCCGGACGCataacggtgcctctgcaagatatcctcgggaaggaacttgttttggtggaacatgtgcatgTAGGGAGGCGAGcactggaattaaaatggctgtcgagtgtgtgatgagaattttactccaaaaaaaaaaaaaaaaaaaaagatactgtaaatataatttgattggCGATTCTAGCTTGGAGGACGTTTCCCAAAttgaccagagtttagaatgcgaaaacaaagaaagcggaaggtgggGGGACATGCGGCTGAAAATGAGTGACAGCCGCTGGAACCTATGGCGGCACCGGAACAACCCCGTAGATTAAACGTTGTCCATATAGACTATATTAAGATAGACTTGAATAAATCTAAACAAATCCTTTAAGGATGAACAAACACTGTAGCTAGGCATTCCACAAAATCGACCACCGATGTTTTGTTACAGAAAGTCTATTAAACCCATCACCAAAAcagtcatacattctgtcactgtgttacttatggatggaattacAGTGAAAACTTTAGCTAAAAAATGATTTCCCTTTTGCTGGGTACCCCCTGGTACACCCTCAAGGGCCCCTGGGGGTCTCCGGACCCCACTTCGGGAACCACTGGACCAGGCCATCTGCACTGGCTACAAATCCCCACATACAGCCAACAGGTGACTGAACAGCCAATAAATGCAAACTCCCTGTTCAAAGGGTGTCTGTGCTGCCTAGACAGACACACCACTGACAAACAAGGCAGCCACACAGCAAGTAGTTAAGTGCACTCATTTAAGCATTAATCCGCAGCAAGGCAGGCAACGACagacactcacagacagacaggaagggtGTAAGGTTAATTGACTCCTTACTTGACGCCGAAGCCCATTCTCCTTTCTCCTGTCGTTCCTGGATGTGAAGTGGCCAATATCCACTGCACGTGTTGCTGCGATGCATTTTGTTTGGTTGTTGAGAGAACTCCTCATTTCTTTCCTTAACACTGGAAAAGTAGTTAGCTAATGATGATGACAAGTAGGCTACTGTTGCTAAAGCCTAAATCTAACGTTAGTTTGGTATGAGGCCTGAGAGCGGCTTCAGAGATTTCATTCTTTTCCAGCTACCTGTCCATTAAAATACGTTAATGGCGTAACTGCATGTGATctgtttgactttttgtttttaatcaaagGATGCCAACTTCACCTGGCTGCTTCACATCGTCAGAGTGCCGTACCCCTTTTTCACCACACAAACTGAATAACACGTGCCAGCCGCTACAATCCAGAGGGGCGCTGTTTCACCAAATTGTGGAAACacaattaaagggatacttcaccgattatcATTACGCTTTGTATCAGTACAaaagtagaaacccggtagtattttcgaatgaccgtgcttccctccctcatgtcccccccTGATAGGAGTGATATCgttttggagtttttttttggccagaggcaaaagactacaaccaaaaaaaagtaaaataaaaaaaagtaaaataaattaataaataaaaaaataaaaacagatttttgCATCATCGGAGATTTTTTTCCAGATACACAATACAGCTATCTCTCGTATCAGGGGGGACATGAtcgagggagggaagcacggtcattcaaaaatactacctggtttctactgatacaaagcgtaatgctaaatcggtgaagtatccctttaaaagacaccacaacaaaataataagaatatcaatatatgttttttttgtgagaatTACAACGATATTTAGTTTAAATAATAAAGGAGTCTTAGATCCAGAGAGAAAAAACTACTGCATGTAAGGGTTGGAAGGACTTTAGCCAGgactatagaaataaaagtaaaattttcACCAAGTGTTAAATTATACTTTCTGTAAATGACGGTCAAGACTAATGCTTCAAGGCCTTCTTCGCACAGCCAGAAAAGCTagaacctttatttatttattattatatagtcAAGTTTGAACATACTGAGTCTAGTAACACTGGGACAAGCTTATAAAACACTCAAGTGTTTTTCTTAGAAGCTGCTCACTTTCTTGCTTTCTTGTGTAATACATGTTTGTGCTGACTAGAGAAATCTGTAATAGTTATGAAATTATTGCTGGCCAGAATCAGGGTCACCCTGTCTGAGGGAAGTCATGGGTATTACACCATTTCTCTCcctcatacacacatatacatacacatacacacacacacagacacacacacacacacacacacacacagcgacacacacacgcacacacaaagctTCGAGCCGCTTTAGTTGTATTAGCAGGGTTAGGGATTAATGTTGTGAGGGCATGCAGATAGCCATAAGTTTAAAGTGCATGATGTCAAGGAACAGAGTGTAACCCCCTGGTGGGCTGTATTCTAATGGTTTTCGGTATAAGTAACTTTTTTCTCAACAAAGTTTTCTTTCTAGGTTTCATAGTGAATACAGTGATACATACAACAATGTATGCACTGGGCACAGTCAATAATAACACAAAAGCTAAAGAATATAAATATGTATCCTTGGACAAGCGTTTACACAGGGAGACTTTCAACAGTCGGCTACAAATATTTGCTGTCTTATTTATCACTGTGGATTTGTGTTTATTATTCTAAGTCTGCATTATATTGTATGTGTCTGCTAATACCATACAGATATTTAAGTGTtacatattgtctttttttcagtaATTCAGGgataagaaaatgtttttatttatttatttattgctatTAACTCTTCCGTAAGAAGGGTTAAAGGGACAGGGAGGGagtgcacatacatacatgctcCATTAGAGTCCTGCATCCACCACTGAGTCACTGTCACTAAATATGTTGTTTTGTCTCTTATATTCCTAATAAAATTCTGTCGAACAGAGCGGAGGATTGGGGTTGGATGGCGTAAAGAGTGGGTCTTGTGAATATAGGTCTTTGAGACAGCGTGTGTGGGTAAAGCAGGCTTACAGTAATAATCCTCTTCACAGACACCCATCTGACTAGCAACAGGACGCAGCccagacagacacatgcacacacgcgcacacacacacatgcacacacatacacacacacacagagaaaggttttgttaaaaggaaatgtattttgttttgtcttgtttttagaAATACAATAGGTCATAAGTAGGCCATCGTCTCTAATCGCATAGACCATTCATCTGATATCTAAGATGTCAAAATGAAGTTGTAATCTTCCAGTATATATTCCGGTATGTGTTCATCTCGTCACGTGTGGCACCAAATTCTTTGTGTGGTTGTTTGATGTGTTGatacatttcttttgtttttatcagacattaaaaaaagagagctcATCCAGGAAGCTGGACCCTCTGTTGACTTTATTGGTTCCTGAAATTTGTCATTACTGCTTCCtggctgtgatgtcatcagtcGGTtaatgacagagaggaagagggacaTTCGTCCGAAAATAACTCTGACAATTTTAAAAGGCGTAATGAGCCTTTAACGACAGGGACAATGACTTATGACTCTGTCACAGTCTGACTCATTTTGTCTCAGAGGGAAATGCTTTTACAAACCACAACATGACATCAAAGTCTTTCAATGACACAATGCTAAGCCAATGTTGACTTTGGTAATAATGAAAGATAATATTCGTCACCAAAACTAAATCAAAAGGTTTTTTAGAGATATTAATTTTGGATTATGCACAaaaccaaaagaaaaacataaaaaaaaaaaaaactgaatgaaaCCGCCACAAACCCCAAGATACAACAGACTGGGCAAAAAatgttatttgtattttttatttttattttggcatttctttgtttCGCATTTATATTAAGCAAAGTGcatcttattttctttttctcatcaaCACATTGCACAATACATAAATAATGATGCATATAAAACGTCTTCATATGTACaattaataatatatttatatataacataaaatacatttttcgcttcttattttatttaattaaatcttAGTCATTTATTAAACAAAGTCCGTCAGAATTTTatactttcttcttctctcaaaactttcttttctctgtttgaACCTCTGgaacaaaaaagggaaaagtgGGTGTAGTCTGTTTGTGAGGGGGGgggaaggtggagggtggaggaaaggaagaggaaagtTGCTGCTATCGGGTGTTGAAGATGACTTCCAACCAACACGGGCAGCTACTGATGAACTGTCTGGTGTAGCACTGTCCCCAGCCTTTCACAAAGCTTATCTGCACCGTGAAGCCTGTGCGAGGCTGCTGCGTGAACTCGTGGTCGTTCGGCCTCTGCAGGCTGCCGGCTTTGTCATAGTCAAAAGCTTTGATGGAGAAACCAGGGAACACCTTGTGCACCAGCAGCGTGCGCGAGTCCGGGTTGTCCAGTGTGGCCGACTTAATGAAGATGGGGTAGCAGCTGCGGTTGTAGACCCACACCCCGTCTGGCTCACGCGTCAGCTGGATGCCATAGCCGATCTTGGCCCGCACCATCTGCACCAGCTGGGACTTGTTGTCGGAACAGAGCTGGCCCAGACAGAAGCCGTTCCCCTGAGGTAGATCATAGAAGATGTCCAGAGAGGGCTCCTGGACTGAGTAGAGGCGCCCGACACGTGTCTTTTCCTCCCAGTATGCCACCACGCACCAATGGGCCCGATCGCCAGACTCCTGCAACGCTAGGGAATCTGAAGGAAACAGAGAGCGAAGGAGATGGTTAGACCTGTGGGAAGCTGCAAAgaaaagacactgaaacattagacagtaaaagtacaaaagtacaaAGATCAAGAAGTAAAGaaaatgagaggagaggaggaactaACGATGAGGCTTTCAAATAATAAACAAAGGCCACACCGGGCGACTCAAACATTTCCATTTCTTCAAACTTCTTCCTTATCCCTGTTTTGGTaattaga contains the following coding sequences:
- the smad7 gene encoding mothers against decapentaplegic homolog 7 isoform X2, producing MVAFREGGGQRLKDDSLALQESGDRAHWCVVAYWEEKTRVGRLYSVQEPSLDIFYDLPQGNGFCLGQLCSDNKSQLVQMVRAKIGYGIQLTREPDGVWVYNRSCYPIFIKSATLDNPDSRTLLVHKVFPGFSIKAFDYDKAGSLQRPNDHEFTQQPRTGFTVQISFVKGWGQCYTRQFISSCPCWLEVIFNTR